A single Natrinema pellirubrum DSM 15624 DNA region contains:
- a CDS encoding metal ABC transporter ATP-binding protein — MTVVDLENVTFAYGEQPAVRDVSLTVAEGDFLGLIGPNGSGKTTLLQLMLGLRSPDSGSIELFGEPVSSFEDGERIGYVSQQATSGGGSMPVTVREVVTMGRFAHAGHGRLTNTDHAAVDDALETVGITDLADRQINALSGGQRQRAYIARALASEADLLALDEPTVGVDAESRDAFYQLLESLNADGITIILIEHDIGVVTDRASRIACINTDLYHHGDTESFVESDALTEAYGASGQVVHHHH; from the coding sequence GTGACCGTCGTCGACCTCGAGAACGTGACCTTCGCCTACGGCGAGCAGCCGGCCGTCCGCGACGTCTCGCTGACCGTCGCGGAGGGCGATTTCCTAGGACTGATCGGCCCGAACGGCTCGGGCAAGACGACCCTGCTGCAGCTCATGCTCGGGCTGCGCAGCCCCGACAGCGGCTCGATCGAGCTGTTCGGCGAGCCGGTGTCGTCGTTCGAGGACGGCGAGCGGATCGGCTACGTCTCCCAACAGGCGACCAGCGGCGGCGGCTCGATGCCGGTCACCGTCCGCGAGGTCGTCACCATGGGCCGGTTCGCCCACGCGGGCCACGGCCGACTGACCAACACGGACCACGCGGCCGTCGACGACGCCCTCGAGACGGTCGGCATCACCGACCTCGCGGACCGACAGATCAACGCGCTCTCGGGCGGCCAGCGCCAGCGGGCCTACATCGCGCGGGCGCTGGCCTCCGAGGCCGACCTGCTGGCGCTTGACGAGCCCACCGTCGGCGTCGACGCCGAGTCCCGCGACGCCTTCTACCAGCTGCTCGAGTCGCTCAACGCCGACGGGATCACGATCATCCTGATCGAACACGACATCGGCGTGGTCACCGACCGGGCGAGTCGGATCGCCTGTATCAACACCGACCTCTACCACCACGGTGACACGGAATCGTTCGTCGAAAGCGACGCGTTGACCGAGGCCTACGGCGCGAGCGGCCAGGTCGTCCACCACCACCACTGA
- a CDS encoding metal ABC transporter permease: MSTRSSLRRRLERVGIGLTAILAVAMVGLLAIDALRSYPVVDVIYEQARIAGWWLDHYLGTNVFYHPFMWRSIATGILIGVVAPLVGTYLVHREMALIGETLAHTAFAGVAVGLVVSSMTGWSGSLMLVALVVGILGALGVQWLAERTDTYGDVPIAIMLTGSFAVGTLIISYGRGMTGFNVEGYLFGNISVVTPSGARLMAVISVVVVLVTVATYKQLLFITFDEQAARVARLNVTWYNTLLIVMTAVVVVGAMQILGVILVAAMLVVPVATATQVAHSFRETLTLSILVGQIAVVGGFALSISQGLPTGGSIVVVAIACYLLAIFASSRSTAAISTH, translated from the coding sequence ATGTCGACTCGCTCTTCCCTTCGCCGACGGCTCGAGCGTGTCGGGATCGGCCTGACCGCGATTCTGGCGGTGGCGATGGTCGGCCTACTGGCGATCGATGCGCTCCGTTCGTATCCGGTCGTGGACGTGATCTACGAGCAGGCCCGGATCGCGGGCTGGTGGCTCGATCACTACCTGGGGACGAACGTCTTCTACCATCCCTTCATGTGGCGCTCGATCGCGACGGGGATCCTGATCGGCGTCGTCGCGCCGCTTGTCGGGACCTATCTCGTCCACCGCGAGATGGCCCTGATCGGCGAGACGCTGGCACATACTGCGTTCGCCGGCGTTGCCGTCGGGCTCGTGGTGAGTTCGATGACCGGCTGGAGCGGCTCGCTGATGCTCGTCGCACTGGTCGTCGGCATCCTCGGGGCGCTTGGCGTCCAGTGGCTGGCCGAGCGGACCGACACCTACGGCGACGTCCCGATCGCGATCATGCTGACCGGGAGCTTCGCCGTCGGCACGCTCATCATCAGCTACGGCCGCGGAATGACCGGGTTCAACGTCGAGGGCTATCTCTTCGGGAACATCTCGGTCGTCACCCCCTCAGGGGCGCGCCTGATGGCCGTCATCAGCGTCGTCGTCGTCCTCGTTACCGTCGCGACCTACAAACAACTGCTTTTCATCACTTTCGACGAACAGGCCGCCCGCGTCGCGCGACTCAACGTCACCTGGTACAACACCCTACTGATCGTGATGACGGCCGTCGTCGTCGTCGGCGCGATGCAGATCCTCGGCGTGATCCTCGTCGCCGCAATGTTGGTCGTCCCCGTCGCGACCGCGACGCAGGTCGCCCACAGCTTCCGCGAGACGCTGACCCTGTCGATCCTCGTCGGACAGATCGCGGTCGTCGGCGGCTTTGCCCTCTCGATCTCACAGGGGCTGCCCACCGGCGGCTCGATCGTCGTCGTCGCGATCGCTTGCTACCTGCTCGCAATCTTCGCCTCGAGTCGCTCGACGGCCGCGATCTCGACGCACTGA
- a CDS encoding acetate--CoA ligase family protein produces MGRLSALFDPETVAVVGATDREGAVGRAILENLRDGFDGEVVPINPSRETVLGLECYEDATSAPPIDLAVVVVPPDIVIEAIRDVADAGTENVVVITAGFSETGGEGAERERRLREIAAEHDLNVVGPNSLGIMATENGMNATFGPEDAQEGSISFMSQSGAFITAVLDWANEQGIGFRDVVSLGNKTVLDETDFVREWGSDPNTDVIIGYLEDIDDGQGFLEAAREVTADTPIVLVKSGRTDAGAQAASSHTGAIAGSERAYEAGLEQAGVLRARSVQELFDSARALAGLPEPESDGVAVVTNAGGPGVLTTDAVGDSTLEMASFADETIDRLAAAMPDEANVYNPIDAIGDADVERFGEALEIALEDPNVGSAVVVAAPTAVLSYDDLAETVIEKLETHDTPVVTCLMGGKRARDAEATLRESGIPNYFDPSRAVSGLDALARFRDIRERTADEPATFDVDRERAREILARTKRRDDNRLGVESMELLEAYGIPTPRSEIVDDPDRAREVAESIEGDVVMKIVSPDISHKSDIGGVRVGVSDADVANTYEDVVARARNYQPDATIVGVQIQEMLDLEASTETIVGMNRDPQFGPLVLFGLGGIFVEILEDTSVRVAPFGEAEAREMVDEIQAAPLLRGARGREPADIDGVVETIQRLSQLVTDFPSILELDINPLVAGPDGVQAIDLRLTVDPDDLDTTDP; encoded by the coding sequence ATGGGACGGTTATCCGCACTCTTCGATCCCGAGACCGTCGCCGTGGTCGGCGCGACCGACCGCGAGGGCGCGGTTGGCCGGGCGATCCTCGAGAACCTGCGAGACGGGTTCGACGGCGAGGTCGTTCCGATCAACCCTTCGCGCGAGACGGTTCTCGGGCTCGAGTGTTACGAGGACGCGACGAGCGCGCCGCCGATCGATCTGGCGGTGGTCGTAGTACCGCCCGATATCGTCATCGAGGCGATTCGGGACGTGGCCGACGCCGGCACCGAGAACGTCGTCGTCATCACGGCCGGCTTCTCGGAGACGGGCGGCGAGGGTGCCGAACGCGAACGGCGACTGCGCGAGATCGCCGCCGAACACGACCTCAACGTCGTCGGCCCGAACAGCCTCGGTATCATGGCCACCGAAAACGGGATGAACGCCACTTTCGGCCCCGAAGACGCCCAGGAGGGCTCGATCTCCTTTATGAGTCAGTCCGGAGCGTTCATCACCGCCGTGCTGGACTGGGCCAACGAACAGGGGATCGGCTTTCGAGACGTCGTCTCGCTGGGCAACAAGACCGTTCTCGACGAGACGGACTTCGTCCGCGAGTGGGGGTCGGATCCGAACACCGACGTCATCATCGGCTACCTAGAGGACATCGACGACGGGCAGGGCTTTCTCGAGGCCGCCCGCGAGGTCACTGCCGACACCCCGATCGTCCTCGTCAAGTCCGGCCGCACCGATGCCGGCGCGCAGGCGGCCTCCTCACACACCGGCGCGATCGCCGGCAGCGAACGGGCCTACGAGGCCGGCCTCGAGCAGGCCGGCGTCCTCCGGGCTCGCTCGGTCCAAGAACTATTCGACTCCGCGCGGGCGCTGGCCGGCCTGCCCGAACCCGAGTCAGACGGCGTCGCGGTCGTCACCAACGCCGGCGGCCCCGGCGTCCTCACGACCGACGCCGTCGGCGACTCGACGCTCGAGATGGCCAGCTTTGCCGACGAGACGATCGATCGACTCGCCGCGGCGATGCCCGACGAGGCCAACGTCTACAACCCGATCGACGCGATCGGCGACGCCGACGTCGAGCGGTTCGGCGAGGCCTTGGAGATCGCCCTCGAGGACCCCAACGTCGGCAGTGCGGTCGTCGTCGCCGCGCCGACCGCCGTTCTCTCCTACGACGACCTGGCCGAGACGGTCATCGAGAAACTCGAGACCCACGACACGCCGGTCGTCACGTGCCTGATGGGCGGCAAGCGGGCCCGCGACGCCGAGGCGACGCTGCGCGAGTCGGGGATCCCGAACTACTTCGATCCTTCGCGGGCGGTCTCGGGACTCGACGCGCTCGCGCGATTCCGGGATATCCGCGAGCGGACGGCCGACGAGCCGGCGACGTTCGACGTCGACCGCGAGCGCGCCCGCGAGATCCTCGCCCGGACGAAACGCCGTGACGACAACCGCCTCGGCGTCGAGTCGATGGAGTTGCTCGAGGCCTACGGGATCCCGACGCCGCGGAGCGAGATCGTCGACGATCCGGACCGCGCCCGCGAGGTCGCCGAGTCGATCGAGGGCGACGTCGTCATGAAGATCGTCAGCCCCGACATCTCCCACAAATCCGATATCGGCGGCGTCAGAGTCGGCGTCAGCGACGCGGACGTCGCCAACACCTACGAGGACGTGGTCGCACGGGCGCGAAACTACCAGCCCGACGCGACGATCGTCGGCGTCCAGATCCAGGAGATGCTCGATCTCGAGGCGTCGACCGAGACGATCGTCGGGATGAACCGTGACCCGCAGTTCGGTCCCCTCGTCCTGTTCGGGCTCGGCGGTATCTTCGTCGAGATCCTCGAGGACACGTCGGTTCGGGTCGCCCCGTTCGGCGAGGCCGAGGCCCGCGAGATGGTCGACGAGATCCAGGCCGCGCCGCTGTTGCGCGGCGCACGCGGCCGCGAGCCGGCCGATATCGACGGCGTCGTCGAGACGATCCAGCGGCTTTCACAGCTGGTGACCGACTTCCCGTCGATCCTCGAACTCGACATCAACCCGCTCGTGGCGGGCCCCGATGGCGTACAGGCGATCGACCTGCGGCTCACGGTCGATCCGGACGATCTCGACACGACAGACCCATGA
- a CDS encoding phosphotransacetylase family protein — translation MTDPDSDPTTADSETTTDTDDATTAVRGDPDTLLVSSLEESAGKTAITLALARLAAADEGDSVGYMKPKGTRLQSNVGKTLDEDPLLARDLLELEAELHDLEPVVYSPTFIEQAIRGREDPDELRERVQEAFETLAADRDRMFVEGGGRYDVGGIVDLADPDVAALLDARVLLVAPYEIPADVDDIIAAADRFGDRLAGVVFNSVSDAAYDGLETDVVPFLEGRGIPIHGVLPSERELSGVTVADLADELGAETLVADGAESYVERFTVGAMGADSALRHFRRTRDAAVITGGDRAEIHTAALEAPGVRCLILTGGHRPSSAITGKAREKGVPILSVRTDTLTTVERAEDVVRSGRTHTADTVDRMQRLLSDHADVDSILE, via the coding sequence ATGACCGATCCAGATTCCGATCCCACGACCGCTGACAGCGAGACGACCACCGACACCGACGACGCGACTACCGCCGTTCGCGGCGACCCCGACACGCTGCTCGTCAGTTCGCTCGAGGAAAGCGCCGGCAAGACGGCGATCACGCTGGCACTGGCCCGCCTCGCAGCGGCCGACGAGGGCGACAGCGTCGGCTACATGAAACCCAAGGGGACCCGCCTCCAGAGCAACGTCGGGAAGACCTTAGACGAGGACCCGCTGCTCGCCCGCGACCTGCTCGAGCTGGAGGCCGAACTCCACGACCTCGAGCCGGTCGTCTACTCGCCGACGTTCATCGAGCAGGCGATCCGCGGCCGCGAGGACCCCGACGAACTCCGCGAGCGGGTCCAAGAGGCGTTCGAGACGCTTGCGGCCGACCGCGACCGCATGTTCGTCGAGGGCGGCGGCCGCTACGACGTCGGCGGCATCGTCGACCTCGCGGACCCCGACGTGGCGGCGTTGCTCGACGCCCGCGTCCTGCTGGTCGCCCCCTACGAGATCCCCGCGGACGTCGACGATATCATCGCCGCCGCCGACCGGTTCGGCGACCGCCTCGCCGGCGTCGTCTTCAACAGCGTCTCCGATGCGGCCTACGACGGGCTCGAGACGGACGTCGTCCCGTTCCTCGAGGGACGGGGAATTCCGATCCACGGCGTCCTCCCGAGCGAGCGGGAGCTGTCGGGCGTGACCGTCGCGGACCTGGCCGACGAACTCGGAGCCGAGACCCTCGTCGCGGACGGGGCCGAGAGCTACGTCGAGCGCTTTACCGTCGGCGCGATGGGGGCCGACAGCGCCCTGCGACACTTCCGCCGGACGAGAGACGCCGCCGTCATCACCGGCGGCGATCGTGCCGAGATCCACACCGCGGCGCTCGAGGCTCCCGGCGTCCGCTGTCTCATCCTCACCGGCGGTCACCGACCCTCGAGCGCGATCACCGGGAAAGCCCGGGAGAAGGGCGTCCCGATCCTGTCGGTCCGGACGGACACGCTGACCACCGTCGAGCGCGCGGAAGACGTCGTCCGGAGCGGCCGGACCCACACCGCAGACACCGTCGACCGCATGCAGCGGCTGCTGTCGGACCACGCCGACGTCGACTCGATTCTCGAGTAG
- a CDS encoding enoyl-CoA hydratase/isomerase family protein, with translation MTDVIVSHDKAEQYATVAIDRPDTGNAMSPAVIADLGDHIEATAADDAVRSIVVTGTGGTFSAGADVDVFAARADDPDAVIDYLDSFSALYARMEAVSVPIIGRVNGPAYGGGYELAMACDLRIAATDATLCPAEIRMGVVPPFERLCLELGEGLAQELCFTGGVLEAEAVADTDLFSRVVAPDRLDDAVRDVASRIARRSPNAVAQTKRAMVRHRADEIARGRAYRHALDEQCVRHPDFAESVAAFREGREPDYE, from the coding sequence ATGACTGACGTTATCGTTTCTCACGATAAGGCGGAGCAGTACGCGACCGTCGCGATCGACCGACCCGACACTGGCAACGCGATGTCGCCGGCCGTTATCGCTGATCTCGGAGACCACATCGAGGCGACCGCGGCGGACGACGCCGTTCGATCGATCGTCGTTACCGGCACGGGCGGGACGTTCTCGGCAGGGGCCGATGTCGACGTCTTCGCCGCTCGAGCCGACGACCCCGATGCCGTGATCGACTATCTCGACTCCTTCTCGGCGCTGTACGCCCGCATGGAGGCTGTGTCCGTCCCGATTATCGGACGGGTAAACGGCCCGGCCTACGGCGGCGGCTACGAACTCGCGATGGCCTGTGATCTCAGGATCGCCGCGACCGACGCGACGCTCTGTCCGGCCGAGATCAGGATGGGAGTCGTCCCGCCGTTCGAGCGCCTCTGTCTGGAACTCGGCGAGGGGCTCGCCCAGGAACTGTGTTTCACCGGCGGCGTCCTCGAGGCCGAAGCGGTCGCCGACACTGACCTGTTCAGTCGCGTCGTCGCCCCCGACCGCCTCGACGACGCGGTCCGCGACGTGGCCAGTCGGATCGCCCGGCGGAGTCCGAACGCGGTTGCCCAGACGAAGCGGGCGATGGTGCGACACCGGGCCGACGAGATCGCCCGCGGACGGGCGTATCGGCACGCTCTCGACGAACAGTGCGTGCGCCATCCGGACTTCGCCGAATCGGTCGCCGCCTTCCGCGAGGGCCGGGAACCCGACTACGAGTGA
- a CDS encoding PRC-barrel domain-containing protein — translation MDDTPQEITSLVGREVYSNNGVFVGEVEDLRLNIDGEAVSGLALANLNSELFAEEARTGQGIIVPYRWVRSVGDIILINDVVERVREPDEEEDELLA, via the coding sequence ATGGACGACACACCCCAAGAGATCACCTCCCTCGTCGGCCGCGAGGTCTACTCGAACAACGGCGTCTTCGTGGGCGAAGTCGAGGATCTCCGACTGAACATCGACGGCGAGGCCGTCTCCGGCCTCGCGCTCGCGAACCTGAACAGCGAACTGTTCGCCGAGGAAGCCCGTACCGGACAGGGCATCATCGTCCCCTATCGCTGGGTCCGCTCGGTCGGCGACATCATCCTGATCAACGACGTCGTCGAACGGGTTCGCGAACCGGACGAAGAAGAAGACGAACTGCTGGCCTGA
- a CDS encoding DHH family phosphoesterase, which produces MSTGVTISSISDYAILGCGSVGYAVAEELVEQGKDVRIIDRDESRVESLRDQDLDARRADIREPEAAELVADRDVVLILASDVESNKRAVEHIRAADDSQFVVARASDPVSGDELSELGADIVINPSSVIAESALRALESGELEYNAGKLADLVEETATRLAIVTQDSPDPDSIASAAALQAIANHLGVESDIIYLGDVGHQENRAFVNLLGIDLVQWDEIEDQSVYDTVALVDHGTAGEMELPVDIVIDHNESESESEPEFVDIRPNMSSTSTIMTKYIQEFDMNVSEEVATALLYGIRAETLDFKRDTTPADLTAAAYLYPFANHDTLEQVESPSMSPETLDVLAEAITNRDVQGSHLISNAGIVRDREALTQAASHLLNLEGVTTTAVFGIADETIFLAGRSKDIRINIGKVLEDAYGEMGETAGHSTQASAEIPLGIFTGIEISEDTRDTLLELTEEAVKRTLFDAMGVEGGGSEGSNGS; this is translated from the coding sequence ATGAGTACGGGGGTTACGATTTCGTCCATCTCCGATTACGCTATCTTGGGTTGCGGGAGCGTGGGATACGCCGTGGCGGAGGAACTCGTCGAACAGGGCAAGGACGTGCGGATCATCGACCGCGACGAGAGCCGCGTCGAGTCGCTGCGCGATCAGGACTTAGACGCCCGGCGGGCCGACATCCGCGAGCCCGAGGCCGCGGAACTGGTGGCCGATCGAGACGTGGTCCTCATTCTGGCCTCCGACGTCGAATCGAACAAACGCGCCGTCGAACACATCCGCGCGGCCGACGACAGTCAGTTCGTCGTCGCACGCGCGAGCGACCCCGTCTCCGGCGACGAACTCTCCGAACTCGGGGCCGACATCGTCATCAACCCCTCCTCGGTGATCGCCGAATCCGCCCTGCGGGCACTGGAATCGGGCGAACTCGAGTACAACGCGGGCAAGCTGGCGGATCTCGTCGAGGAGACGGCGACGCGGCTGGCGATCGTCACGCAGGACAGCCCCGATCCGGACTCGATCGCGTCGGCGGCAGCCCTGCAGGCGATCGCCAACCATCTCGGCGTCGAGTCCGACATCATCTATCTGGGCGACGTGGGCCACCAGGAGAACCGCGCGTTCGTCAACCTGCTGGGGATCGATCTGGTCCAGTGGGACGAGATCGAGGACCAATCGGTCTACGACACCGTCGCTCTGGTCGATCACGGCACCGCGGGCGAGATGGAACTGCCCGTCGACATCGTCATCGACCACAACGAGTCCGAATCCGAGTCCGAACCCGAGTTCGTCGACATTCGGCCGAACATGTCCTCGACGTCGACGATCATGACGAAGTACATCCAGGAGTTCGACATGAACGTCTCCGAGGAGGTCGCCACCGCCTTGCTCTACGGCATCCGCGCGGAGACCCTGGATTTCAAACGCGACACCACCCCTGCCGACCTGACCGCCGCGGCCTATCTCTACCCCTTCGCGAACCACGACACCCTAGAGCAGGTCGAATCGCCGTCGATGTCGCCCGAAACCTTAGACGTCCTCGCGGAGGCGATCACCAACCGCGACGTCCAGGGGAGTCACCTCATCTCCAACGCCGGCATCGTCCGCGATCGCGAGGCGCTGACCCAGGCCGCCAGCCACCTGCTGAACCTCGAGGGCGTGACCACGACCGCGGTCTTCGGGATCGCCGACGAGACGATCTTCCTCGCCGGTCGCTCGAAGGACATCCGCATCAACATCGGAAAGGTACTCGAGGACGCCTACGGCGAGATGGGCGAGACCGCGGGCCACTCGACGCAAGCCAGCGCGGAGATCCCGCTTGGCATCTTCACGGGGATCGAGATCTCGGAGGACACGCGGGATACCCTGCTCGAGCTGACCGAAGAAGCAGTCAAACGGACGCTGTTCGATGCGATGGGCGTCGAGGGCGGCGGGAGCGAAGGCTCGAACGGGAGCTAA
- a CDS encoding DUF411 domain-containing protein yields the protein MTHTSRRTLLTAGASTIGLALAGCLTDSAGERTPDEPIPATTATMYKGPNCRCCDSYGEHLDASLETDLETVVADDLTAVKDDRGIDADLRSCHTVELDGYLVEGHVPAATVATLLEDEPEIAGIALPGMPSGSPGMGGEKRGTWQVYELRSGDEPAVYAEL from the coding sequence GTGACTCACACGTCGAGACGGACGCTGCTGACGGCCGGTGCGAGTACGATCGGGCTCGCCCTCGCGGGGTGTCTCACCGACAGCGCCGGTGAACGGACGCCGGACGAACCGATTCCGGCCACCACCGCGACGATGTACAAGGGCCCGAACTGTCGCTGCTGTGATTCGTACGGAGAGCATCTCGACGCGTCCCTCGAGACCGACCTCGAGACCGTCGTCGCGGACGATCTCACGGCGGTGAAAGACGACCGCGGGATCGACGCCGACCTTCGGAGCTGTCACACGGTGGAACTGGACGGCTACCTCGTCGAGGGCCACGTCCCGGCCGCGACCGTCGCCACGCTGCTCGAGGACGAACCCGAGATCGCCGGGATCGCGTTGCCAGGAATGCCGTCGGGGTCACCGGGAATGGGCGGCGAGAAACGCGGCACGTGGCAGGTGTACGAACTCCGTTCCGGCGACGAGCCGGCCGTCTACGCGGAGTTGTGA
- a CDS encoding MBL fold metallo-hydrolase, protein MTVTYEGLDFERLGHASVRIETDDGTVIYVDPWGEILAGEPADGDVVFVTHDDMDHYDAAAIEAVAGPDVTVAAYEAIDTSALAFDVIDLPSEGEATVDGIDVRTVPAYNDPAGDHVDEDGEPFHADGEVIGVVLALEGATVFFPSDTDFLPHHESVTADVFVPPIGGHFTMDRHEAAAFARSVEPELVLPEHYDTFDPIETDAEAFADDLEADGIRVELF, encoded by the coding sequence ATGACCGTCACCTACGAGGGGCTCGACTTCGAGCGACTGGGCCACGCGAGCGTCCGCATCGAAACCGACGACGGGACCGTGATCTACGTCGATCCGTGGGGCGAGATCCTCGCGGGCGAACCCGCGGACGGCGACGTGGTCTTTGTCACACACGACGACATGGACCACTACGATGCGGCCGCGATCGAGGCCGTCGCGGGGCCGGACGTGACCGTCGCGGCCTACGAGGCGATCGACACTAGTGCCCTCGCGTTCGACGTCATCGACCTGCCCTCCGAGGGCGAGGCGACCGTCGACGGGATCGACGTGCGGACGGTGCCGGCGTACAACGACCCCGCGGGCGACCACGTCGACGAGGACGGGGAGCCGTTCCACGCAGATGGGGAGGTGATCGGGGTGGTGCTTGCCCTCGAGGGGGCGACGGTGTTTTTCCCCTCGGACACGGACTTCCTGCCCCATCACGAGTCGGTTACGGCCGACGTGTTCGTCCCGCCGATCGGCGGGCATTTCACGATGGATCGCCACGAGGCCGCCGCCTTCGCCCGGAGCGTCGAGCCCGAGTTGGTCCTGCCCGAACACTACGACACGTTCGACCCGATCGAGACCGATGCCGAGGCCTTCGCCGACGACCTCGAGGCCGACGGGATCCGGGTCGAACTGTTCTGA
- a CDS encoding IS630 family transposase (programmed frameshift): MDHLDEIPVEDLQDALDNVEGNKPTQRLLAAIAYKNGVTQTELAEWYGTGRRTIYSWLMRLDTDEPLEQAVVDAKRTGRKRKLSDRQQEEFEQTVHEPPTEVGYDAPAWTPALVQQFLEETYGVEYSYPSCRRLLKEAGLSYQKPRRSAAEADEDEQEEFHEEFQKKRREMDATVVCIDQTKKSVQVEPRAAWFPRGTRPSVDLSGQRDWTCLLGAITEDGDRFFSRFEEYVTADHAKHFILALCEEFEDDLLVVLDGAPYFQASAVTDLAARDDLAFVTLPAYSPELNPVEECWRQLQQALSNRFFDSLNELTTAIDTALDQLSVPKVSNYF, encoded by the exons ATGGATCACCTCGACGAGATCCCCGTCGAAGACCTCCAAGACGCGCTCGACAACGTCGAGGGGAACAAACCGACACAGCGGCTGTTAGCTGCGATTGCGTACAAAAACGGCGTTACGCAAACTGAGCTTGCCGAGTGGTACGGTACCGGCCGTCGAACCATCTACAGCTGGCTGATGCGACTGGATACGGACGAACCGCTCGAGCAAGCTGTGGTTGATGCTAAGCGAACCGGGAGAAAGCGAAAGCTCTCGGATAGACAGCAAGAAGAGTTCGAGCAGACTGTGCACGAGCCACCGACCGAGGTCGGCTACGACGCGCCGGCGTGGACGCCGGCGCTCGTCCAGCAGTTTCTCGAAGAAACCTACGGCGTCGAGTACTCCTATCCGAGTTGCCGGCGGTTGCTGAAAGAAGCGGGGCTCAGCTATCAGAAACCCCGCCGTTCAGCCGCTGAAGCCGATGAAGACGAGCAAGAAGAATTTCACGAGGAGT TTCAAAAAAAGCGGCGGGAGATGGACGCCACCGTAGTCTGTATCGATCAGACCAAGAAATCCGTCCAGGTCGAGCCGCGTGCCGCGTGGTTTCCGCGCGGCACGCGCCCAAGCGTCGACCTCTCCGGACAGCGCGACTGGACGTGTCTGTTGGGCGCGATCACCGAGGACGGTGATCGCTTCTTCTCCCGGTTCGAAGAGTACGTCACCGCCGACCACGCGAAACATTTCATCTTAGCATTATGTGAAGAGTTCGAGGATGACTTGCTCGTGGTGCTGGATGGTGCGCCGTACTTCCAGGCGTCGGCCGTCACGGACCTGGCGGCCCGTGACGACCTCGCCTTCGTGACGCTGCCAGCGTATTCGCCGGAGCTCAACCCGGTCGAAGAATGCTGGCGACAGCTACAACAGGCACTCAGCAACCGATTCTTCGACTCACTCAACGAGTTAACAACGGCGATCGACACCGCTCTCGACCAACTCTCTGTTCCAAAAGTGAGCAATTATTTCTAA